The proteins below come from a single Nocardioides eburneiflavus genomic window:
- a CDS encoding ParA family protein: MSGTGFHGSDVGSTASAMPPLARPPQPHHSPQPGPTPRDEQPVTQPIPFERPLDTLTEPRPEPRSGATDGTPAPLGPTGRPMPVFPEPPPVTRHGGARVVSMCNQKGGVGKTTTTINLGASLAEFGRRVLLVDFDPQGSLSVGLGLNPHEMDLTIYNLLMDREVTLDEVVVPSGIEGMDLLPSNIDLSAAEVQLVHEVAREQTLQRVLAPALEQYDVILIDCQPSLGLLTVNALTASDGVIVPLECEYFALRGVALLKTTIDKVRERLNPKLEIDGVLGTMFDGRTLHSREVMERLVSAWGDTVFHTVIRRTVKFSDATVAGEPITSYASSSTGADAYRQLAKEVVTRWPAE, encoded by the coding sequence ATGAGCGGTACGGGTTTCCACGGTTCGGACGTCGGCAGCACGGCCTCCGCGATGCCGCCACTCGCCCGACCACCCCAGCCGCACCACAGCCCCCAGCCCGGCCCGACCCCGCGAGACGAGCAGCCCGTGACCCAGCCGATCCCCTTCGAACGTCCCCTCGACACGCTCACCGAGCCGCGACCCGAGCCGCGCTCCGGGGCGACCGACGGCACCCCGGCACCCCTCGGGCCCACCGGACGCCCGATGCCGGTCTTCCCCGAGCCGCCTCCCGTCACGCGGCACGGCGGTGCCCGCGTGGTCTCGATGTGCAACCAGAAGGGCGGCGTCGGCAAGACCACGACCACGATCAACCTCGGCGCGTCGCTGGCCGAGTTCGGTCGCCGGGTGCTGCTCGTCGACTTCGACCCGCAGGGCTCGCTGTCGGTGGGCCTGGGGCTCAACCCGCACGAGATGGACCTGACCATCTACAACCTGCTCATGGACCGCGAGGTCACCCTCGACGAGGTCGTGGTGCCCTCCGGCATCGAGGGCATGGACCTGCTGCCATCCAACATCGACCTGTCCGCGGCCGAGGTACAGCTCGTGCACGAGGTGGCCCGCGAGCAGACCCTCCAGCGGGTGCTCGCCCCCGCGCTCGAGCAGTACGACGTGATCCTCATCGACTGTCAGCCCTCCCTCGGCCTGCTGACGGTCAACGCGCTGACGGCCTCCGACGGCGTCATCGTGCCCCTCGAGTGCGAATACTTCGCGCTGCGTGGCGTGGCACTGCTCAAGACGACCATCGACAAGGTGCGGGAGCGGCTCAACCCCAAGCTGGAGATCGACGGCGTGCTCGGCACCATGTTCGACGGCCGCACGCTCCACAGTCGCGAGGTGATGGAGCGTCTGGTCTCGGCGTGGGGCGACACCGTGTTCCACACCGTCATCCGCCGCACGGTGAAGTTCTCGGACGCCACGGTCGCGGGCGAGCCGATCACCTCCTACGCGTCCTCGTCCACGGGCGCCGACGCCTACCGCCAGCTCGCGAAGGAGGTGGTGACCCGGTGGCCCGCCGAGTGA